A part of Desulfobulbaceae bacterium DB1 genomic DNA contains:
- a CDS encoding IS630 family transposase, which translates to MAPRYRVTLTKEEREDLEAISTKGKRAARTVLYARALLLLDAGEHGPKWVVTQVAEALGTTTRSLEHLKKRFVEEGLSAALERKERETPPREIQFGGEFEAHLLALACSDAPEGKNRWTVRLLAEKMVELKMVTSVSPMTVCNTLKKMNLSLTKANTGRYRRIKTPVL; encoded by the coding sequence ATGGCACCAAGATACAGAGTGACATTAACAAAAGAGGAACGGGAAGATTTGGAGGCTATTTCAACTAAAGGGAAAAGGGCAGCCCGCACCGTACTGTATGCTCGAGCATTACTTCTGCTTGATGCGGGGGAACATGGACCGAAGTGGGTTGTCACTCAGGTCGCAGAAGCTTTAGGGACAACGACGCGGAGTTTAGAACACTTAAAGAAACGATTTGTTGAAGAAGGTCTTTCTGCCGCCCTTGAACGTAAGGAGCGCGAGACCCCTCCGCGAGAAATTCAATTCGGAGGAGAATTTGAAGCACATCTTTTGGCTTTGGCATGTTCGGATGCTCCAGAAGGTAAAAATCGATGGACAGTACGTCTGTTGGCTGAGAAAATGGTCGAGCTGAAGATGGTAACGAGTGTTTCTCCGATGACGGTATGTAACACTTTAAAAAAAATGAACTTAAGCCTCACCAAAGCAAATACTGGAAGATACCGCCGGATCAAAACGCCAGTTTTGTAG